In one window of Temnothorax longispinosus isolate EJ_2023e chromosome 11, Tlon_JGU_v1, whole genome shotgun sequence DNA:
- the LOC139822093 gene encoding putative protein MSS51 homolog, mitochondrial gives MWARLAEAMGLEYKEEKIPNAYNMWFYATMCHVCKGFGDGVLLKKCGGCRMISYCGQEHQKEHWKLHKPLCKAIQDVLRDYSMDNPIITVSSSGETLENERKKNYFMLLISNKLGRPLKFEEGQMFIFPRECLICHERNAQSLKDCRKCVASFCKNHVNGTEHKNICAPLELRFRSDLSAIRGETGPPDMRCYLRHVTDKGKFQNMKDFINAYWNISSDSEISRNILIGQHSLHLTRPLTLFHAMRLLNYVPKSEAIVIHVVGACYSEEFCLMGWEVLPRLIGTAMPVTIIMIGPELQLQINPEYVCNNRMLPENKHLTFDFYDMLYENYVRSPTFVKPNLVVGFDLGIQEHELGSSKETWAPSIKLIAKQNCPFILTCRFRLENFKKELDRINTILGRKVNYLYSGENPFASLSPFRSVAPEYVLYMNQYIVIYRSLCL, from the coding sequence ATGTGGGCAAGACTCGCAGAAGCCATGGGATTAGAATACAAGGAGGAAAAAATTCCTAACGCGTATAACATGTGGTTCTATGCGACCATGTGTCACGTATGCAAAGGATTCGGGGACGGTGTCCTTTTAAAGAAGTGCGGTGGCTGCAGAATGATCTCCTATTGTGGTCAGGAACATCAGAAGGAGCACTGGAAGCTTCATAAACCTTTGTGCAAAGCTATTCAGGACGTGTTGCGAGACTACAGTATGGATAATCCCATTATAACTGTATCATCTTCGGGTGAAACTCTGGagaacgaaagaaagaagaattaCTTTATGTTGTTAATATCGAACAAGCTGGGACGTCCATTGAAGTTCGAAGAGGGGCAAATGTTCATTTTTCCAAGAGAATGTCTGATTTGCCACGAACGGAACGCTCAGTCGTTGAAGGATTGTCGCAAGTGTGTTGCCAGCTTTTGTAAAAATCACGTAAACGGCACCGAACATAAGAACATCTGCGCTCCCCTGGAACTACGTTTTCGTTCAGATTTATCAGCTATAAGAGGAGAAACCGGTCCTCCAGATATGCGTTGTTACTTGCGACACGTTACCGACAAGGGTAAATTTCAGAACATGAAAGACTTTATAAACGCTTATTGGAATATTTCGTCTGACTCGGAGATATCGCGCAATATCTTGATAGGCCAACACTCGCTACATCTGACACGTCCCTTGACGTTGTTTCATGCTATGCGATTATTGAACTATGTCCCAAAAAGCGAAGCTATAGTCATTCATGTCGTAGGTGCGTGTTACTCAGAAGAATTCTGCTTGATGGGGTGGGAAGTTTTGCCGCGTTTAATAGGGACCGCGATGCCAGTGACGATTATAATGATCGGGCCGGAATTACAGCTTCAAATCAATCCGGAATACGTTTGCAATAACCGTATGTTGCCGGAGAATAAACATTTGACATTTGATTTTTACGATATGTTATACGAGAACTATGTACGCAGCCCGACATTCGTAAAACCGAACTTGGTTGTTGGATTTGATCTGGGTATTCAGGAGCATGAACTTGGGTCCAGTAAGGAAACGTGGGCGCCGTCCATCAAGCTGATAGCAAAACAAAACTGTCCGTTTATCTTAACTTGTCGTTTCAGATTAGAGAACTTTAAGAAGGAGTTAGACAGAATAAACACAATCCTAGGTAGAAAGGTAAACTATCTGTATAGTGGAGAAAATCCATTTGCTAGTTTGAGTCCGTTTAGAAGCGTCGCGCCGGAGTATGTACTTTATATGAATCAGTATATAGTTATTTACAGGAGTCTTTGTTTGTAA